In Ferribacterium limneticum, a genomic segment contains:
- a CDS encoding VOC family protein, whose protein sequence is MTTANTGWAKAGIHSINHFALALPDLNEAEKFMLAYGLRVERRGAELHVRASASEHVWLKVVAGPKKSFEFLSLGCYAEDFDQICQQILDAGGVVTAPHSAGSPEGFWFKDPDGTLLHLRIAPKMMPDSKAEMEDGNVPAGIQGAAFRSTMQKVGPSRLAHMLLFTPDVLRAVAFYEKGLGVKVADSSQDIVAFTYARHGCDHHLIAFLKSNGRGIHHSSWDMPNVEKLGIGSSQMRKAGYPNQWGVGRHVLGSNYFNYVQDSFGKWWEYNCHIDYIPAGMPWDGGDHDPENALYLWGPDLPSNFVDNNEA, encoded by the coding sequence ATGACTACAGCAAACACCGGCTGGGCTAAGGCCGGTATTCATTCCATCAACCACTTCGCCCTGGCCCTGCCGGACCTGAACGAAGCTGAGAAGTTCATGCTGGCCTATGGCCTTCGTGTCGAACGCCGCGGTGCAGAACTCCATGTTCGCGCCAGTGCCAGCGAGCACGTCTGGCTTAAGGTTGTGGCCGGCCCGAAGAAGTCTTTCGAGTTTCTGAGCCTCGGTTGCTATGCCGAAGATTTTGACCAGATTTGCCAGCAGATTCTTGATGCCGGCGGTGTCGTCACCGCTCCGCATTCGGCTGGAAGCCCCGAAGGCTTCTGGTTTAAAGATCCTGACGGTACGTTGCTGCATTTGCGAATTGCTCCGAAGATGATGCCTGACAGCAAAGCTGAGATGGAGGACGGCAATGTGCCGGCTGGAATTCAAGGTGCTGCATTCCGCTCGACGATGCAAAAGGTTGGTCCGAGCCGTCTTGCTCACATGCTGTTGTTCACGCCTGACGTACTGCGTGCAGTGGCCTTTTACGAGAAAGGCCTTGGTGTGAAGGTGGCGGACAGTTCGCAAGACATCGTTGCATTCACCTATGCACGCCACGGCTGTGACCACCACCTGATTGCTTTCCTGAAGAGCAATGGGCGCGGAATTCACCACAGCTCGTGGGATATGCCGAACGTTGAAAAACTCGGTATCGGTTCATCCCAGATGCGCAAGGCAGGCTATCCCAATCAATGGGGTGTCGGACGGCATGTGCTTGGTTCCAACTACTTCAACTACGTTCAGGACTCGTTCGGGAAGTGGTGGGAATACAACTGTCACATCGATTACATCCCGGCTGGCATGCCTTGGGATGGCGGTGATCACGATCCAGAAAATGCACTTTATTTGTGGGGCCCTGATCTGCCATCCAATTTCGTCGATAACAACGAAGCCTGA
- a CDS encoding molybdopterin-dependent oxidoreductase, giving the protein MKQTMLKVILFGLTHIIRKSLKNFPAVRNHVKGRRCIAQIKLKDDSIGRYYVIESGRITSHPGIHSAPDVTMRFNDLRTALLFLKPGVSQAEVIHAAKNFRVLVLGRDETVVWFMQLLNLTQSAGWELGTPMKDGTVRFTTNTNGGPLFVYVKDDKIVRMTPIDLDNSDAPSWTITARGKKFTPQRRGMINPHAMCLKSLVYSDKRILHPMKRVDFDPNGERNIQNRGKSEYVRISWDEALDIVANEITRQKKVHGPGAMALFSGSHHQWGNVGYYLSAMLRFGNLVGFTRVHPNPDSWEGWYWGAQHHFGNSLRVGLPGFSGLVEDCLKEAEQIVFWSSDPETTNGYASGLEGTQRRFWAKELGIDFIHIDPHLNPTAQLYGGRWIPIKPATDPALALAIMYVWIKEGLYDKDYVASRTTGFDAWKAYVMGEEDGIPKTPEWQEPETGVPAKDVRALARSWGKKKTYLAAGGLGTGFGGACRSATGSQWARHMILLMAMQGLGKPGINFGNLQAGTPLDHAFWFPGYAEGGISGELNFTAGAVNTYCRMPHVLTMNPVKQMIPRQRLPDAIVDGYAKGYLWDGSSLEAQFAPYEYPMPGYSKVHMLYRYGASSFGTVANSDRFVEMYRHESLECVVNQSIWFEGEAQFADVILPACTSFERVDISDWGNSGGYIHHNTDQINHRMVIFQHKCIEPLGESKSDYQIFLEILNRLGLGAMFSEGCSELDWCKRMFEASDLVNYTSWKEFIKKGYFVVPAEPEKTRDPAYFRWFAEDRHKDVPEPVPLPSQWSGEFGKGLQTQSGKIEFVSSSIQRGDPNNPERPALNRYIPSWEGPQTSELFGKYPLQMVSTHSRYSFHTYGDGKDSTINDIEDHRILVDGYYYWVMRMNPEDARQRGVNQHDLIRVFNDRGNVVCVVDISPLIAKGVVKAFESSAEYDIFMDPRFGRVDRGGCVNTLTPRRAQVKNTDGMGSNSCLVNIERWIPSGEALVAA; this is encoded by the coding sequence ATGAAACAAACCATGCTCAAGGTCATTCTGTTCGGCCTGACGCACATCATTCGCAAATCGCTGAAGAACTTCCCGGCGGTGCGCAATCATGTGAAGGGTCGGCGTTGTATCGCTCAGATCAAGTTGAAGGATGACAGTATCGGCCGCTATTACGTTATCGAGAGTGGCCGAATCACGTCGCACCCCGGAATCCATTCCGCGCCAGACGTGACCATGCGCTTCAACGATCTTCGGACTGCGCTGCTCTTCCTCAAACCAGGCGTTAGCCAGGCTGAGGTGATTCATGCAGCGAAGAATTTCAGGGTGCTGGTGCTCGGTCGAGACGAGACCGTGGTTTGGTTCATGCAACTCCTCAACCTGACCCAGTCGGCTGGCTGGGAACTAGGCACGCCGATGAAGGATGGCACCGTCCGCTTTACCACCAATACCAACGGTGGTCCGCTTTTCGTCTACGTCAAGGATGACAAGATCGTCCGTATGACACCAATCGACCTCGACAACAGCGATGCGCCCAGCTGGACCATCACTGCTCGTGGCAAGAAATTTACGCCGCAGCGCCGGGGCATGATCAATCCGCATGCCATGTGTCTTAAGTCGCTGGTGTATTCCGACAAGCGCATCCTTCATCCGATGAAACGCGTCGACTTTGATCCGAACGGCGAGCGCAACATCCAGAATCGCGGCAAGTCGGAATATGTGCGTATCAGTTGGGATGAGGCGCTAGATATAGTCGCCAACGAGATCACGCGCCAGAAGAAGGTGCATGGCCCAGGTGCCATGGCACTGTTCAGTGGTTCGCATCACCAGTGGGGTAACGTCGGCTATTACCTTTCTGCCATGCTGCGCTTTGGCAACCTCGTTGGCTTCACCCGCGTCCATCCAAATCCGGATAGTTGGGAAGGATGGTATTGGGGCGCCCAGCATCATTTTGGCAATTCGCTGCGTGTCGGCCTGCCGGGCTTCTCTGGCCTTGTCGAAGACTGCCTGAAAGAGGCTGAGCAAATCGTTTTCTGGTCGAGCGATCCAGAGACCACCAATGGTTACGCCAGCGGCCTCGAAGGGACTCAGCGCCGCTTCTGGGCGAAGGAATTGGGCATCGATTTTATCCATATCGACCCACACCTGAATCCGACTGCTCAGTTGTACGGTGGCCGCTGGATTCCCATCAAGCCAGCCACAGATCCGGCTTTGGCCCTCGCTATCATGTACGTGTGGATCAAGGAAGGGTTGTACGACAAGGATTACGTGGCCTCCCGCACGACCGGTTTTGATGCCTGGAAAGCCTATGTTATGGGTGAAGAAGATGGCATCCCCAAGACCCCCGAATGGCAGGAACCCGAGACCGGTGTTCCGGCCAAGGATGTCCGTGCCCTGGCGCGTAGTTGGGGGAAAAAGAAGACTTATCTGGCCGCAGGAGGTCTCGGTACCGGGTTCGGTGGCGCCTGTCGTTCGGCAACTGGGTCGCAGTGGGCCCGTCACATGATTCTGCTGATGGCCATGCAGGGCCTTGGTAAGCCGGGCATCAATTTTGGTAACTTGCAGGCCGGTACTCCGCTAGACCACGCATTCTGGTTCCCCGGTTACGCCGAGGGAGGCATTTCTGGAGAGCTCAACTTTACTGCCGGTGCGGTCAATACCTACTGCCGCATGCCGCATGTACTGACCATGAATCCGGTTAAGCAGATGATTCCACGCCAGCGCCTTCCGGATGCCATTGTTGATGGCTATGCCAAGGGTTACCTCTGGGATGGTTCTTCACTGGAGGCACAGTTCGCCCCTTATGAATACCCGATGCCGGGTTATTCCAAGGTCCATATGCTTTACCGTTATGGTGCATCTTCCTTCGGCACGGTCGCCAACTCCGATCGTTTTGTTGAGATGTATCGCCATGAATCGTTGGAGTGTGTCGTCAATCAGTCGATCTGGTTCGAAGGAGAAGCTCAGTTTGCCGACGTTATCCTGCCAGCATGTACGTCCTTTGAGCGGGTCGATATCAGCGACTGGGGTAACTCAGGTGGATACATCCACCACAATACTGACCAGATTAATCATCGCATGGTTATCTTCCAGCACAAATGCATTGAGCCGCTGGGCGAATCCAAGTCGGATTACCAGATTTTCCTTGAAATTCTCAATCGGCTCGGGCTTGGGGCAATGTTCTCTGAAGGCTGCAGTGAACTGGACTGGTGTAAGCGCATGTTCGAGGCCTCCGATCTAGTTAACTACACAAGTTGGAAGGAATTCATCAAGAAGGGTTACTTCGTTGTACCCGCAGAACCGGAAAAGACACGCGACCCCGCTTATTTCCGCTGGTTTGCTGAGGACCGCCACAAGGATGTGCCCGAACCTGTGCCGTTGCCGTCGCAATGGTCCGGCGAGTTTGGCAAGGGATTGCAGACCCAGTCGGGCAAGATCGAATTTGTCTCTAGTTCCATCCAGCGGGGTGATCCGAACAATCCTGAACGCCCGGCCTTGAACCGCTATATCCCATCGTGGGAAGGTCCTCAGACCAGCGAACTGTTCGGCAAATATCCGCTCCAGATGGTATCGACGCACTCGCGCTATAGCTTCCATACCTATGGCGACGGTAAGGATTCGACGATCAATGACATTGAAGATCACCGCATTCTGGTTGATGGCTATTACTACTGGGTAATGCGGATGAATCCGGAGGATGCACGTCAACGTGGCGTGAATCAGCATGACTTGATTCGTGTTTTCAATGACCGCGGCAACGTTGTTTGCGTAGTTGATATATCTCCTTTGATTGCCAAAGGCGTTGTTAAAGCCTTCGAATCCAGCGCCGAATACGACATTTTCATGGATCCGCGCTTTGGCCGGGTCGACCGTGGTGGGTGTGTCAATACGCTTACCCCGCGTCGTGCACAGGTAAAGAACACCGACGGCATGGGGTCGAATTCGTGCCTGGTCAATATCGAGCGCTGGATACCCTCCGGCGAAGCGTTGGTTGCAGCCTGA
- the atoD gene encoding acetate CoA-transferase subunit alpha: MTVRKLIEWDEVGTLFADGMTIMFGGFMGVGTPEGLVSVLLEKGINKLTLIGNDTAFPNVGVGRLVSEGRARKVIVSHIGTNPLTGKKMIAGELEVELVPQGTLAEQIRCGGAGLGGVLTPTGVGTIVEDGKTKMVVNGREYLVELPMRADIALLKAKRADKAGNLVYERAARNFNPLMAFAADLVIAEVEELVEVGEIDPDMVMTPAALVDKIVLSRGA, encoded by the coding sequence GTGACTGTTCGTAAGTTAATTGAGTGGGATGAGGTCGGTACGCTGTTTGCCGACGGAATGACCATTATGTTCGGTGGTTTTATGGGGGTCGGAACTCCTGAGGGACTGGTTTCGGTGTTGCTGGAAAAAGGGATCAACAAACTGACCCTGATCGGCAACGATACCGCATTCCCCAATGTCGGCGTTGGCCGTCTTGTCTCTGAGGGGCGCGCCAGAAAAGTGATCGTTTCACACATTGGAACGAACCCATTGACTGGCAAAAAGATGATTGCCGGGGAGCTTGAGGTCGAACTCGTGCCTCAGGGCACTTTGGCAGAGCAAATTCGCTGCGGTGGAGCGGGTCTTGGTGGAGTCCTTACGCCAACCGGCGTTGGCACCATCGTTGAAGATGGAAAAACCAAGATGGTCGTTAACGGTCGTGAATACCTTGTCGAATTGCCGATGCGGGCCGATATCGCCCTTTTGAAGGCCAAGCGGGCGGATAAGGCGGGAAATCTTGTCTATGAGCGTGCCGCCCGCAACTTTAATCCGTTGATGGCCTTTGCTGCTGATCTTGTGATTGCAGAAGTGGAGGAATTGGTGGAGGTCGGTGAAATCGATCCAGATATGGTTATGACGCCCGCCGCGCTTGTCGACAAGATTGTGCTGTCCAGAGGGGCTTGA
- a CDS encoding 4Fe-4S dicluster domain-containing protein, with protein MSKWNLIVDVARCENCHNCTLALKDEFESNEFPGYSKPQPRHGHEWIRIERKVRGEGTMVDAAYLPSMCNHCDNAPCVAKSAGAIKQRDDGIVIIDPVKAKGRKDLVDTCPYGNIWWNEEHQVPQSWFFDAHLLDQGWNEPRCSQSCPTGALKALKVSDAEMRVMAEREGLEVLKPDLGTKPRVYYKNLHRFSKCFIGGSVVAELVGVDECIAGATAILSQGGKEIGRQVTDVFGDFKFDDLEPGSGIYSVQIQHPDLGLANVTGLVDDSCYLGEVRLS; from the coding sequence ATGAGCAAATGGAATCTGATCGTTGATGTGGCGCGCTGCGAGAACTGCCACAACTGCACGCTGGCCCTTAAGGACGAATTCGAGAGTAATGAGTTCCCTGGTTACTCGAAGCCGCAGCCGAGGCATGGCCATGAATGGATACGCATCGAGCGGAAAGTACGCGGCGAAGGCACGATGGTTGACGCAGCCTATCTGCCGAGTATGTGCAATCACTGTGATAACGCGCCCTGCGTTGCTAAATCGGCTGGGGCCATCAAGCAACGGGATGACGGAATTGTCATCATCGACCCGGTCAAGGCGAAGGGGCGCAAGGATCTGGTCGATACCTGTCCTTATGGCAACATCTGGTGGAACGAGGAGCATCAGGTTCCTCAGTCCTGGTTCTTCGATGCTCACCTGCTTGATCAGGGCTGGAACGAACCACGTTGCTCCCAGTCCTGTCCGACCGGCGCGTTGAAGGCATTGAAAGTCAGCGATGCCGAAATGAGGGTAATGGCCGAGAGAGAGGGTCTGGAAGTGCTCAAGCCTGACTTGGGAACCAAGCCCCGCGTCTACTACAAGAACCTGCATCGCTTTTCCAAGTGCTTTATTGGTGGCTCTGTGGTCGCTGAACTGGTCGGTGTGGACGAGTGTATTGCTGGCGCCACAGCGATCCTGAGCCAAGGAGGCAAGGAAATTGGGCGCCAAGTGACTGATGTTTTTGGCGACTTCAAGTTCGACGATCTGGAGCCAGGCAGCGGAATATATTCCGTTCAAATCCAACACCCAGATTTAGGTCTAGCAAATGTTACAGGGCTGGTCGACGACAGTTGTTATCTCGGCGAAGTCCGTTTGTCCTAA
- a CDS encoding efflux RND transporter permease subunit produces MSHDSSLAEHPVIRDIKDFDPRSGSLMERAFFNNRMLVMVACLLLTVILGFQAMGVRLNASFDKMIPANHPYILNFFENRQDLAGLGNSVRIAVEASGDSIYDAKYLDTLRRLNDELFLLPGVDRPYMKSLWTPATRWVGVTEEGLDGGPVIPENYDGSPTSLDQVRENIERSGEIGQLVAGNYKSTIILVPLNETAEGGERLDYHAFSNQLEELRTKYEAEGVRIHITGFSKIVGDLIDGLEQVLIFFAIAIVICTVVLYWYTRCSRSTALVVSCSLVAVVWLLGLLPTLGYELDPYSVLVPFLVFAIGMSHGAQKMNGVMQDIGRGTHKLVAARYTFRRLFLAGVTALLADAVGFAVLMVIDIPVIKDLAITASMGVAGLIFTNLILLPIVLSYTGVSANAAKRSLTEERGDEQDVARKKHPFWEFLDLFTHRKWATIAIVVSIILGAVGFVVSLQLKIGDLDPGAPELRADSRYNRDNAFMAANYAASSDVFVVMVKTPEFQCVQYNTLSQVDVLESELQQLPGVESTNSFSALSKRAAAGMNEGSLKWYELPRTQDMLNAIATRAPRELFNQKCNLLTVYVFLKDHKADTLEAVVKVVEAFAERNNTAEVRFLNAAGNSGIEAATNIVVKKANVEMLMFVYAAVIILAFITFRSWQAVVCAVLPLMLTSVLCEALMVFLGIGVKVATLPVIALGVGIGVDYALYILTVTQARLREGMSLSDAYYKALLFTGKVVALTGMTLGIAVATWVFSPIKFQADMGILLGFMFVWNMLGAGILLPALGHFLLKPAKQ; encoded by the coding sequence ATGAGCCACGATTCCTCGTTAGCGGAACATCCGGTTATCCGCGATATTAAAGATTTTGACCCACGTTCTGGCAGCCTGATGGAACGTGCTTTCTTCAACAATCGCATGCTGGTGATGGTCGCCTGTCTGCTGTTGACGGTAATCCTTGGCTTCCAGGCGATGGGCGTCCGGCTGAACGCAAGTTTTGACAAGATGATCCCGGCTAACCATCCCTACATTCTCAATTTCTTTGAGAATCGTCAGGACTTGGCCGGTCTTGGCAACAGTGTGCGCATCGCCGTAGAAGCATCTGGTGATTCCATTTACGACGCCAAATACCTAGACACTTTGCGTCGTTTGAACGACGAATTGTTCTTGTTGCCCGGCGTTGATCGTCCCTACATGAAATCTTTGTGGACGCCGGCAACGCGTTGGGTTGGTGTAACCGAAGAGGGTCTTGATGGTGGTCCGGTCATACCCGAAAACTATGACGGCAGCCCGACTAGTCTCGACCAGGTTCGCGAAAATATTGAGCGATCCGGTGAGATCGGCCAACTTGTTGCAGGTAACTATAAGTCGACCATCATTCTCGTTCCGCTTAACGAAACGGCCGAGGGTGGCGAGCGCCTTGACTACCATGCCTTCTCGAATCAGCTAGAAGAGCTACGGACTAAATACGAGGCCGAAGGCGTAAGAATCCATATCACCGGATTTTCGAAGATCGTCGGTGACCTGATAGATGGTTTGGAGCAGGTCCTGATCTTCTTTGCCATCGCAATTGTTATCTGTACGGTGGTTCTCTACTGGTACACCCGTTGTTCACGCAGTACCGCTCTGGTCGTGTCGTGCTCGCTGGTTGCCGTTGTCTGGTTGCTCGGTCTGCTACCGACTCTCGGATATGAACTTGATCCGTATTCCGTTTTGGTACCGTTCCTGGTCTTCGCCATTGGCATGAGCCATGGGGCGCAGAAGATGAATGGCGTGATGCAGGATATCGGTCGTGGTACTCACAAACTGGTGGCAGCACGCTACACCTTCCGCCGCTTGTTCCTAGCCGGTGTCACTGCGCTGCTGGCGGATGCGGTTGGTTTTGCTGTACTTATGGTCATCGACATTCCGGTTATCAAAGATCTCGCCATTACTGCCAGCATGGGGGTGGCTGGTCTGATCTTCACCAACCTCATCCTGTTGCCCATCGTCCTCTCCTACACCGGCGTCAGTGCGAATGCTGCGAAGCGCAGCCTGACCGAAGAGAGGGGCGACGAGCAGGATGTGGCTCGCAAAAAGCATCCTTTTTGGGAGTTCCTCGATCTCTTCACCCACCGGAAATGGGCGACGATTGCCATTGTCGTTTCGATCATCCTTGGCGCAGTCGGGTTCGTAGTCAGTCTGCAATTGAAAATTGGTGACCTAGATCCCGGTGCTCCGGAACTGCGGGCCGATTCGCGCTACAACCGCGACAACGCTTTCATGGCCGCCAACTATGCGGCGAGCAGTGATGTCTTTGTTGTCATGGTCAAGACGCCGGAGTTCCAGTGTGTGCAATACAACACACTAAGCCAAGTCGATGTCCTTGAGTCCGAGTTGCAGCAACTACCTGGTGTCGAGTCGACCAACTCATTCTCTGCCTTGAGCAAACGAGCCGCTGCTGGAATGAACGAAGGTAGCCTGAAGTGGTATGAACTGCCGCGTACCCAGGACATGCTCAATGCCATCGCAACGCGTGCTCCTCGGGAACTGTTTAACCAGAAGTGCAACTTGCTGACGGTCTATGTTTTCCTCAAGGATCACAAGGCAGACACCTTGGAAGCCGTGGTCAAGGTGGTTGAAGCTTTCGCTGAGCGTAACAACACCGCCGAGGTGAGGTTCCTTAACGCAGCGGGCAATTCAGGTATCGAAGCTGCAACCAATATCGTAGTTAAGAAGGCAAACGTTGAAATGCTGATGTTTGTCTACGCGGCCGTGATCATTCTTGCATTCATCACCTTCCGGTCCTGGCAGGCAGTGGTTTGTGCGGTGTTGCCACTGATGCTGACATCGGTCTTGTGCGAAGCCCTGATGGTTTTTCTGGGCATCGGTGTCAAGGTGGCAACTCTGCCTGTGATCGCCCTTGGCGTTGGTATTGGTGTCGACTATGCCCTCTATATCCTGACCGTGACCCAAGCACGACTGCGCGAAGGGATGAGCCTGTCGGATGCTTATTACAAGGCGTTGCTATTCACCGGCAAGGTGGTTGCACTGACAGGAATGACATTGGGTATTGCTGTTGCAACCTGGGTTTTCTCGCCCATCAAATTCCAAGCTGACATGGGCATCCTCCTCGGCTTCATGTTCGTTTGGAACATGTTAGGTGCCGGCATTCTCCTGCCTGCTTTAGGTCACTTCCTTCTCAAGCCTGCGAAGCAGTAG
- a CDS encoding fumarylacetoacetate hydrolase family protein, with the protein MKLVTFTHSGHTRIGKVEGDQIIDLSIAQPSLPQDMLSLLQQGGAAMDKVRDAKALPEAVLALADVKLEAPVQNPSKYLAIGMNYRDHVEESARKGIKTPETQIWFNKQVSCVTGPFDPVEMPRISEMLDYEVELCVVIGKTCKDVSIEDAPSVIAGYMVANDVSVRDIQWASPTWTLGKSFDTHGPVGPWLVTADEISNPHNLHMLLTVNGEERQNNTTSLMVYNIYQQIAHLTQIMTLQPGDLIATGTPMGVAAGMNPPKYLKVGDVIRAEIEGVGVIENKVVAK; encoded by the coding sequence ATGAAACTGGTCACTTTTACCCACTCTGGTCATACCCGCATTGGCAAAGTTGAAGGGGATCAGATTATTGATCTTTCGATCGCCCAACCCAGTCTGCCGCAAGATATGTTGAGCTTGTTGCAGCAGGGTGGTGCGGCCATGGATAAGGTTCGCGATGCCAAAGCATTGCCTGAAGCTGTTCTTGCCCTGGCTGATGTCAAGCTTGAGGCACCGGTGCAGAATCCTTCCAAGTATCTCGCCATCGGCATGAACTATCGCGACCACGTCGAAGAGTCGGCCCGCAAGGGAATTAAAACGCCGGAAACGCAAATTTGGTTTAACAAGCAGGTTTCCTGCGTCACCGGTCCGTTCGATCCGGTCGAAATGCCGCGCATCTCGGAAATGCTCGATTACGAAGTCGAACTCTGTGTCGTAATCGGAAAGACTTGCAAGGATGTATCGATTGAAGATGCGCCCTCCGTCATCGCCGGCTACATGGTGGCCAATGACGTCAGCGTACGCGACATCCAATGGGCTAGCCCGACGTGGACGCTGGGCAAGTCCTTTGATACGCATGGCCCGGTTGGTCCTTGGCTGGTCACGGCTGACGAAATTTCCAATCCGCACAACCTGCATATGCTGTTGACCGTCAATGGTGAAGAGCGCCAGAACAACACGACGAGCCTGATGGTTTACAACATTTACCAGCAGATCGCCCATCTGACCCAAATCATGACACTGCAACCGGGCGACCTGATTGCTACTGGCACGCCAATGGGTGTAGCCGCTGGCATGAACCCGCCGAAGTACCTCAAGGTTGGCGATGTCATTCGTGCCGAAATTGAAGGTGTCGGGGTTATCGAAAACAAAGTGGTTGCGAAATAA
- a CDS encoding WD40/YVTN/BNR-like repeat-containing protein gives MSFDMRKNMSVAGCTLIIGLLGSVPALAEQDALDRPAIMRTQERTTTSVMLSLQKAGKRLVAAGERGLILWSDDEGQTWNQAKVPVSVTLTSLSFSDAQNGWATGHSGIVLGTTDGGQNWVKLFDGKRAAEIVSSEAKKSNATPAQIADAERLVKDGPDKPFLSVYFSDANNGLIVGAYGLIFSTADAGRSWKPLQGHIENTKGLHFYSIHDAGDAVYLSGEQGSLYVSHDRGANFQSIKTPYLGTYFGVLTAGNNLLAFGMRGNSFFSGDKGKTWQKSEIPGNNTLTAGARLKDGRVMLVDDGGNILVSKDDGQRFTKAEMPKLTPLNSLIETEGGKLFFAGVRGISRASQAQPATDDKK, from the coding sequence ATGAGTTTCGACATGAGAAAAAACATGTCGGTGGCTGGTTGCACCCTGATTATTGGGTTGTTGGGCAGCGTGCCGGCTCTGGCCGAGCAAGATGCTCTGGATCGCCCAGCGATAATGCGAACACAAGAGCGAACGACGACATCAGTCATGCTTTCTCTTCAGAAAGCCGGAAAACGGCTTGTGGCTGCTGGCGAACGCGGGTTGATCCTGTGGTCCGATGATGAGGGGCAGACTTGGAATCAAGCCAAGGTGCCCGTCAGCGTGACATTGACCAGCCTGTCGTTTTCCGATGCTCAAAATGGCTGGGCTACCGGACATAGTGGAATTGTGCTCGGCACCACAGATGGCGGCCAAAATTGGGTAAAGCTATTTGACGGAAAACGTGCGGCCGAAATTGTGTCTAGCGAAGCCAAGAAATCGAACGCAACTCCCGCACAAATTGCAGATGCAGAGCGACTCGTCAAAGATGGGCCGGACAAGCCGTTTCTCAGTGTCTATTTTTCGGATGCGAATAACGGTTTAATTGTTGGCGCCTATGGCCTGATTTTCTCAACTGCTGATGCTGGTAGGTCTTGGAAGCCTCTTCAGGGGCATATCGAGAATACCAAAGGACTGCATTTTTACTCCATCCATGACGCAGGAGATGCAGTCTACCTTTCGGGTGAGCAAGGTTCTCTGTACGTTTCGCACGATCGAGGCGCCAATTTTCAATCCATCAAGACACCTTACCTAGGGACATATTTTGGCGTCCTTACTGCGGGGAACAATTTGCTCGCCTTTGGTATGCGTGGGAACTCATTCTTCTCTGGTGACAAGGGGAAGACATGGCAGAAAAGTGAAATTCCAGGTAACAACACTTTGACCGCTGGTGCCCGCCTGAAAGATGGCCGCGTGATGCTGGTCGACGATGGCGGAAACATACTCGTCAGCAAAGACGACGGTCAGCGATTTACCAAGGCTGAAATGCCCAAGCTGACTCCGTTGAACTCACTGATTGAGACAGAAGGTGGAAAACTATTCTTCGCTGGAGTGCGTGGCATCAGTCGCGCAAGCCAAGCTCAACCTGCCACGGATGACAAAAAATGA